In Jejubacter calystegiae, the following are encoded in one genomic region:
- the nirC gene encoding nitrite transporter NirC, with protein sequence MFTDTIKLCAANAARIARLNRTNPLGFWIASAMAGAYVGLGIILIFTLGNLLDPSVRPLVMGATFGIALTLVIIAGSELFTGHTMFLTLGVKAGTISQRQMWGILPQTWLGNLLGSVFVALLYYWGGGSLLPVDTSLIHSAALAKTTQPGMVLFFKGILCNWLVCLAIWMAIRSEGAAKFIAIWWCLLAFIASGYEHSIANMTLFALSWFGNHGDSFTLAGIGHNLLWVTLGNTVSGAILMGLGYWYATPRAERPQPQRTEAQEQVAG encoded by the coding sequence ATGTTCACCGACACCATCAAGCTGTGTGCGGCGAATGCCGCGCGCATTGCCCGCCTCAACCGCACCAATCCTCTGGGTTTCTGGATAGCCTCCGCTATGGCCGGCGCCTATGTCGGACTGGGTATCATCCTCATCTTCACCCTCGGTAATTTGCTCGATCCCTCAGTACGTCCGCTGGTAATGGGCGCAACCTTTGGTATCGCCCTGACGCTGGTGATTATCGCCGGTTCCGAACTCTTTACCGGCCATACCATGTTCCTGACACTGGGCGTCAAAGCAGGCACCATCAGTCAGCGCCAGATGTGGGGCATTCTGCCTCAGACCTGGCTCGGCAATCTGCTGGGCTCGGTGTTCGTGGCGCTGCTCTATTACTGGGGCGGCGGTAGCCTGCTGCCGGTAGACACCAGCCTTATCCACAGCGCGGCGCTGGCGAAAACCACGCAGCCGGGCATGGTGCTGTTCTTTAAAGGCATCTTGTGTAACTGGCTGGTTTGTCTGGCGATCTGGATGGCAATTCGCAGCGAAGGGGCGGCGAAGTTCATCGCTATCTGGTGGTGCCTGCTGGCCTTTATCGCTTCTGGCTACGAGCACTCCATCGCCAATATGACGCTGTTCGCCCTCTCCTGGTTCGGTAACCACGGCGACAGCTTCACCCTGGCAGGGATCGGCCATAATTTACTGTGGGTCACCCTGGGTAACACCGTCTCCGGCGCTATTCTGATGGGGCTGGGTTACTGGTACGCCACACCGCGCGCCGAACGCCCGCAGCCTCAGCGCACAGAG
- a CDS encoding YccS/YhfK family putative transporter, producing MRRLIYHPEVNYALRQTLVLSLPVIIGLIFGSLQQGLLFSLVPACCNIAGLDTPHKRFFKRLIVGGSLFAFSSLMVQLLLMEKLPLAAIFFGMALLLGVTAEISALHGRLLPASLIAAIFTLGLAGNMPVWQPMLLYALGTLWYGAFNWFWFWMWREQPLRETLSLLYRELADYCEAKYSLLTQHTDPENALPPLLIRQQKVVDLISLCYQQLHMLSATSRQNDYKRLLRVFQVALDLQEHISVSLHQPEEVQKLVEQSHAEPVIRWAARTVAARLRVVSDDILYHRYPRRFSMEKPISALEKIARQHPENPVGQFCHYHFSRIARLLRTQRPLYIRDLMADRQQHLPLLRALRSYLSLKSSALRSAARIGTMLAIASLLGAALNLPKPWWILMTIMFVTQNGYGATRVRILHRAGGTIAGLLIAAGALHFNVPQGYILAGMLLITLIGYLIIRKHYALATVGFTITAVYSLQLLSLSGEQFIMTRLVDTLLGCLIAFGGMVWLWPQWQSGLLRQNAHDALERDQQAIRQILSDDPQPGPLAWERMRVNQAHNALYNSLNQAMQEPSFNNRYLADMKLWVTHSQFIVEHINAMTILAREHNMLTPALAQRYLQSCEIAIQRCQQRLTWDNPDDSGAIHVLDDPEALTIGPMSTMERHLDRILSHLNAMHTISSVAWHQRPHHGAWLRRRLQSHK from the coding sequence ATGCGCCGACTGATCTATCACCCCGAAGTTAACTACGCGCTGCGTCAGACCCTGGTACTGTCGCTGCCGGTGATTATCGGGCTAATATTCGGTAGCCTGCAACAGGGCCTGCTCTTCTCGCTGGTTCCCGCCTGTTGCAATATCGCGGGCCTGGATACCCCCCATAAACGTTTCTTTAAACGCCTGATCGTCGGCGGCTCGCTGTTCGCCTTTAGCAGCCTGATGGTGCAGCTACTGCTGATGGAAAAGCTGCCACTGGCCGCCATCTTCTTCGGAATGGCGCTGTTACTGGGCGTTACGGCGGAAATCAGCGCCCTGCATGGCCGCCTGTTGCCTGCTTCGCTTATCGCCGCGATCTTTACTCTGGGGCTGGCCGGCAATATGCCGGTCTGGCAGCCGATGCTGCTGTATGCGCTCGGCACCCTGTGGTACGGCGCCTTTAACTGGTTCTGGTTCTGGATGTGGCGTGAGCAGCCGCTACGCGAGACCCTGAGCCTGCTCTATCGCGAACTGGCGGACTACTGCGAAGCCAAATACAGCCTGCTGACCCAGCATACCGATCCGGAAAATGCGCTGCCGCCGCTGCTGATTCGTCAGCAAAAGGTGGTGGATCTCATCAGCCTCTGTTATCAGCAGTTGCATATGCTATCTGCCACCAGCCGCCAGAATGATTATAAGCGCCTGCTGCGCGTCTTTCAGGTGGCGCTGGATCTTCAGGAGCATATTTCCGTCAGCCTTCACCAGCCTGAAGAGGTACAGAAACTGGTAGAGCAGAGCCACGCGGAACCGGTGATTCGCTGGGCGGCCCGTACCGTGGCCGCCCGGCTGCGCGTAGTCAGCGACGATATACTCTACCACCGCTATCCCCGGCGCTTTAGCATGGAAAAACCCATCTCCGCGCTGGAAAAGATTGCCCGCCAGCATCCGGAAAACCCGGTGGGGCAGTTCTGCCACTATCACTTCAGCCGTATCGCCCGACTACTGCGCACCCAGCGCCCGCTCTATATTCGGGATCTGATGGCCGACCGGCAACAGCATCTTCCGCTGCTTCGGGCGCTGCGCAGCTATCTGTCGCTGAAGTCCTCGGCGCTGCGTAGCGCAGCGCGCATTGGAACCATGCTTGCCATCGCCAGTCTGCTTGGCGCCGCGCTCAATCTGCCCAAACCCTGGTGGATACTAATGACCATCATGTTTGTCACCCAGAACGGCTATGGCGCCACCCGGGTACGCATTCTGCACCGGGCGGGGGGAACTATCGCGGGTCTGTTAATTGCGGCGGGCGCGCTACACTTTAACGTACCCCAGGGCTATATTCTGGCGGGAATGCTGCTGATAACGCTGATTGGCTACCTGATAATCCGTAAACATTACGCGCTGGCGACCGTCGGATTTACCATCACTGCGGTTTACAGCCTGCAACTGCTTTCGCTGAGCGGTGAGCAGTTTATTATGACCCGACTGGTGGATACGCTGCTCGGTTGCCTGATCGCCTTTGGCGGCATGGTCTGGCTGTGGCCTCAGTGGCAGAGCGGCCTGCTACGACAGAATGCCCACGATGCGCTGGAGCGCGACCAGCAGGCCATCCGCCAGATCCTGAGCGACGATCCACAGCCCGGCCCGCTGGCCTGGGAGCGAATGCGGGTCAATCAGGCCCATAATGCGCTCTATAACTCGCTAAATCAGGCAATGCAGGAGCCATCATTCAATAACCGTTACCTGGCCGATATGAAGCTATGGGTAACCCACAGCCAGTTTATCGTCGAGCATATTAACGCCATGACGATCCTGGCGCGCGAGCATAATATGCTGACGCCAGCGCTGGCCCAACGCTATCTGCAATCCTGTGAAATCGCTATTCAGCGCTGCCAGCAACGGCTGACCTGGGACAACCCCGACGACAGCGGCGCCATTCACGTACTGGACGACCCCGAGGCGCTCACCATTGGCCCAATGAGCACCATGGAGCGCCATCTGGATCGCATCCTCAGCCATCTGAATGCGATGCATACCATCTCTTCCGTGGCCTGGCATCAGCGCCCCCACCACGGCGCCTGGCTACGCCGCCGTCTGCAAAGCCACAAATAA
- a CDS encoding putative adenosine monophosphate-protein transferase Fic yields MTKKLTDKQKIRLWEQRRLPCFQDSCRLEIPDSGRAPEPAGNALSGEALALTTQRLATLELGPVLRGLPWLCAIHHHLFIELFDRAGELRQVDISLGDTPFCLFTRIEKEGNALMQKLENEHYLAGLERHRFVTRLAWYYGEINVLHPFRLGSGRTQRIFFEQMAIHAGYCLDWKPVTPQAWRDACQSSAMGDPAPLEALFATVVSVAGEKA; encoded by the coding sequence ATGACCAAAAAACTCACCGACAAACAAAAAATCCGCCTGTGGGAACAGCGACGCTTGCCCTGCTTTCAGGACAGCTGTCGGCTGGAGATCCCTGATTCCGGGCGCGCGCCGGAGCCCGCGGGTAACGCACTGAGCGGCGAAGCGCTGGCGTTGACGACGCAACGCCTTGCCACGCTGGAGCTGGGCCCGGTACTGCGCGGCTTGCCCTGGCTGTGCGCCATCCATCATCATCTGTTTATCGAACTGTTCGATCGGGCCGGCGAACTGCGCCAGGTGGATATTTCGCTGGGAGATACGCCTTTCTGCCTGTTTACCCGAATCGAAAAAGAGGGTAATGCGCTGATGCAAAAGCTGGAGAATGAGCACTATCTGGCGGGGCTGGAGCGCCATCGCTTTGTGACGCGGCTGGCCTGGTATTACGGCGAGATTAATGTTCTGCATCCGTTCCGGCTCGGTAGCGGTCGTACTCAGCGTATTTTCTTTGAACAGATGGCGATCCACGCTGGTTACTGTCTGGACTGGAAACCCGTTACCCCACAGGCATGGCGCGATGCCTGCCAGAGTAGCGCTATGGGCGATCCGGCGCCACTGGAGGCGTTGTTCGCAACTGTCGTGAGCGTAGCAGGGGAAAAAGCGTAG
- the crp gene encoding cAMP-activated global transcriptional regulator CRP: MVLGKPQTDPTLEWFLSHCHIHKYPSKSTLIHQGEKAETLYYIVKGSVAVLIKDEEGKEMILSYLNQGDFIGELGLFEEGQERSAWVRAKTACEVAEISYKKFRQLIQVNPDILMRLSSQMARRLQVTSEKVGNLAFLDVTGRIAQTLLNLAKQPDAMTHPDGMQIKITRQEIGQIVGCSRETVGRILKMLEDQNLISAHGKTIVVFGTR, encoded by the coding sequence ATGGTGCTTGGCAAACCGCAAACAGACCCGACTCTCGAATGGTTTTTGTCTCATTGCCACATTCATAAGTATCCATCGAAGAGCACACTTATTCATCAGGGTGAAAAAGCCGAAACCCTCTATTACATCGTTAAGGGCTCTGTCGCAGTACTTATCAAAGATGAGGAAGGGAAAGAGATGATCCTCTCTTACCTGAATCAGGGGGATTTCATTGGTGAACTGGGGCTATTCGAAGAAGGCCAGGAGCGTAGCGCCTGGGTACGGGCGAAAACCGCCTGCGAAGTCGCTGAAATCTCCTATAAGAAATTCCGTCAGCTGATCCAGGTAAACCCGGACATTCTGATGCGCCTTTCCTCGCAGATGGCCCGCCGTCTGCAGGTCACCTCAGAGAAAGTGGGCAATCTCGCCTTCCTGGATGTGACAGGTCGTATCGCACAGACTCTGCTGAACCTGGCAAAACAGCCGGACGCAATGACCCATCCGGACGGAATGCAGATCAAAATCACCCGTCAGGAAATCGGGCAGATCGTGGGCTGTTCCCGCGAAACCGTTGGCCGTATTCTGAAGATGCTGGAAGATCAAAACCTGATCTCCGCACACGGGAAAACCATCGTCGTCTTCGGTACCCGTTAA
- the ppiA gene encoding peptidylprolyl isomerase A — MLKSTLAAVVTVFALSTLSPAALAAKGSPHVLLNTSAGDIELELDSQKAPVSVQNFLDYANSGFYNGTVFHRVIPGFMVQGGGFNKELQQKQPKPPIKNEADNGLRNTRGTIAMARTADKDSATSQFFINVADNAFLDHGQRDFGYAVFGKVVKGMDVVDKISQTQTHDVGPYQNVPTKPIVILSVKPLP, encoded by the coding sequence ATGCTGAAATCGACCCTGGCAGCGGTCGTTACCGTGTTTGCCCTTTCAACGCTTTCTCCCGCCGCACTGGCGGCAAAAGGCTCCCCGCACGTTCTGTTGAATACCTCTGCAGGCGATATTGAACTTGAGCTGGATAGCCAGAAAGCGCCGGTTTCAGTACAAAACTTCCTGGACTATGCCAACAGCGGTTTTTATAACGGTACCGTCTTCCACCGCGTGATTCCGGGCTTTATGGTTCAGGGCGGCGGTTTTAACAAAGAATTGCAGCAGAAGCAGCCGAAGCCGCCGATTAAGAACGAAGCGGACAATGGTCTGCGTAATACCCGTGGCACTATTGCGATGGCGCGTACGGCAGATAAAGACAGCGCCACCAGCCAGTTCTTTATCAACGTGGCCGATAACGCTTTCCTCGACCACGGCCAGCGTGACTTCGGTTATGCGGTATTTGGTAAAGTTGTGAAAGGAATGGACGTTGTCGATAAGATCTCTCAGACCCAGACTCACGATGTCGGCCCTTACCAGAATGTACCGACAAAACCGATCGTTATTCTGTCTGTGAAGCCTCTGCCTTAA
- the nirD gene encoding nitrite reductase small subunit NirD, giving the protein MSQWTTVCPLADILPATGVCALVGQQQVAIFRPRADEQIYAISNIDPFFEASVLSRGIIAEHLGDLWVASPLKKQRFRLRDGLCMEDEGRSVAHFEARVQDGQVQIKA; this is encoded by the coding sequence ATGAGCCAGTGGACCACCGTCTGCCCGTTAGCCGACATCCTGCCCGCCACCGGCGTCTGCGCCCTGGTGGGTCAGCAGCAGGTGGCTATCTTCCGCCCGCGTGCGGATGAGCAGATCTACGCCATCAGCAATATTGACCCCTTCTTCGAAGCCAGCGTGCTGTCGCGCGGCATCATTGCCGAACACCTGGGCGACCTTTGGGTCGCCAGCCCGCTGAAGAAGCAGCGCTTCCGTCTGCGCGACGGACTGTGCATGGAAGATGAGGGCCGTTCCGTGGCGCACTTTGAAGCCCGCGTCCAGGACGGCCAGGTACAGATTAAAGCCTGA
- the pabA gene encoding aminodeoxychorismate synthase component 2: MLLLIDNYDSFTWNLYQYFCELGADVRVKRNDELSLDEITALAPRQLVISPGPCTPNEAGISLAAIRHFAGRLPILGVCLGHQAIAQAFGASVVRAGKVMHGKTSAIRHTGVGVFQGLNNPLTVTRYHSLLVDPATLPDCLEATAWSDEQEIMGLRHRTLALEGVQFHPESILSEQGHRLLENFLKR; this comes from the coding sequence ATGCTATTACTGATCGACAACTACGACTCTTTTACCTGGAACCTCTACCAGTATTTCTGCGAACTCGGGGCTGATGTCAGGGTGAAGCGTAATGATGAGCTCTCGCTTGATGAGATAACGGCGCTGGCACCCCGGCAACTGGTGATCTCCCCCGGTCCCTGCACGCCCAATGAAGCAGGCATTTCTCTGGCTGCTATCCGCCATTTCGCCGGTCGGCTGCCGATTCTGGGGGTCTGTCTGGGGCATCAGGCGATCGCCCAGGCGTTTGGCGCATCGGTGGTACGTGCCGGTAAGGTGATGCACGGCAAGACCTCCGCTATCCGCCATACGGGCGTCGGTGTATTCCAGGGGCTGAATAATCCCCTGACGGTGACCCGATATCATTCGCTGCTGGTGGACCCCGCTACCTTACCTGACTGTCTGGAAGCGACGGCCTGGAGTGATGAGCAGGAGATTATGGGGCTGCGCCACCGGACGCTGGCGCTGGAGGGGGTGCAATTTCATCCCGAGAGTATCCTGAGCGAACAGGGGCACCGGTTGCTGGAAAACTTCCTGAAGCGCTGA
- the nirB gene encoding nitrite reductase large subunit NirB, which produces MSKVRLAIIGNGMVGHRFIEELLDKAEPGQFDITVFCEEPRIAYDRVHLSSYFSHHTAEELSLVREGYYEKHGVQVLVGERAITINRQEKVIHSSSGRTLYYDKLIMATGSYPWVPPIKGAETQDCFVYRTIEDLNAIEACARRSKRGAVVGGGLLGLEAAGALKNLGVETHVIEFAPMLMAEQLDQMGGEQLRNKIERMGVKVHTSKNTQEIVQGGQEARKTMRFADGSELEIDFIVFSTGIRPQDKLATQCGLSVAQRGGIVINDQCQSSDPDIYAIGECASWHNRVFGLVAPGYKMAQIAVDHLLGNISTFEGADMSAKLKLLGVDVGGIGDAHGRTPGCRSYVYLDENKEVYKRLIVSEDNKTLLGAVLVGDTSDYGNLLQLMLNAIELPENPDSLILPAHAGSGKPAIGVDKLPDSAQICSCFDVTKGALVAAINKGCHTVAALKAETKAGTGCGGCIPLVTQVLNAELAKQGIEVNNHLCEHFAFSRQELYHLIRVEGIKTFNQLLEKYGKGYGCEVCKPTVGSLLASCWNEYVLEPQHTPLQDTNDNFLANIQKDGTYSVIPRSAGGEITPEGLIEVGRIAREFNLYTKITGSQRIGLFGAQKDDLPEIWRQLIEAGFETGHAYAKALRMAKTCVGSTWCRYGVGDSVGFGVELENRYKGIRTPHKMKFGVSGCTRECAEAQGKDVGVIATEKGWNLYVCGNGGMKPRHADLLAADLDHDTLVRYLDRFMMFYIRTADKLQRTSVWLENLEGGIDYVKSVIIDDKLGLNAQLEAELARLREAFACEWSETVNNPQAQVRFHHFINSPQRDPNVQVVPERQQHRPATPYERIPVTLVEENA; this is translated from the coding sequence ATGAGCAAAGTCAGACTCGCTATTATCGGTAACGGCATGGTCGGCCATCGCTTTATCGAAGAGCTTCTTGATAAAGCTGAACCCGGGCAATTTGATATCACCGTTTTTTGTGAAGAGCCCCGTATCGCCTACGACCGTGTCCACCTCTCCTCTTACTTTTCCCACCATACTGCTGAAGAACTGTCGCTGGTGCGGGAAGGCTACTACGAGAAACACGGCGTACAGGTGCTGGTTGGCGAACGCGCCATTACCATCAATCGCCAGGAGAAGGTTATCCACTCCAGCTCTGGTCGTACGCTTTACTACGACAAGCTGATTATGGCTACCGGCTCCTATCCATGGGTACCGCCCATTAAAGGCGCCGAAACCCAGGACTGCTTCGTCTACCGTACTATCGAAGACCTGAACGCCATTGAAGCCTGCGCCCGTCGCAGCAAGCGTGGTGCCGTAGTCGGCGGTGGGCTGCTGGGTCTGGAAGCGGCCGGTGCGCTGAAGAACCTGGGGGTAGAAACCCACGTCATCGAATTCGCCCCCATGTTGATGGCCGAACAGCTCGACCAGATGGGCGGCGAACAGCTGCGCAATAAGATCGAGCGCATGGGCGTGAAAGTTCACACCAGCAAGAACACCCAGGAGATCGTTCAGGGCGGCCAGGAAGCGCGTAAAACCATGCGCTTTGCCGACGGCAGCGAGCTGGAAATCGACTTTATCGTCTTCTCTACCGGTATTCGTCCCCAGGACAAGCTGGCGACCCAGTGCGGCCTTTCCGTAGCGCAACGTGGCGGTATTGTTATCAACGACCAGTGCCAGAGCTCTGACCCGGATATCTACGCCATCGGTGAATGCGCCAGCTGGCATAACCGCGTATTTGGTCTGGTCGCCCCTGGCTACAAGATGGCGCAGATCGCCGTTGACCATCTGCTGGGCAATATCAGCACCTTTGAAGGCGCCGATATGAGCGCCAAGCTGAAACTACTGGGCGTGGACGTCGGCGGTATCGGCGATGCGCACGGCCGCACGCCGGGCTGCCGCAGCTATGTCTACCTCGATGAAAACAAAGAAGTTTATAAGCGCCTGATCGTAAGCGAAGACAACAAAACCCTGCTGGGTGCGGTACTGGTCGGCGATACCAGTGACTACGGCAACCTGCTACAGCTGATGCTGAACGCCATTGAGCTGCCGGAAAACCCGGACTCGCTGATCCTGCCTGCCCATGCGGGCAGCGGCAAACCAGCTATCGGCGTGGATAAGCTCCCCGACAGCGCGCAGATCTGCTCCTGCTTCGATGTCACCAAAGGCGCCCTGGTCGCCGCCATCAACAAAGGCTGCCACACCGTTGCCGCGCTGAAGGCGGAAACCAAAGCCGGTACCGGCTGTGGGGGTTGTATCCCGCTGGTCACCCAGGTGCTGAACGCCGAACTGGCGAAACAGGGTATTGAAGTGAACAACCACTTGTGTGAACACTTCGCATTCTCCCGCCAGGAGCTGTACCACCTGATCCGCGTGGAAGGCATTAAAACCTTCAACCAATTACTGGAAAAATACGGTAAAGGCTACGGCTGTGAAGTCTGTAAGCCGACCGTAGGCTCCCTGCTGGCCTCCTGCTGGAATGAGTATGTGCTGGAGCCTCAGCACACGCCGCTGCAGGACACCAACGACAACTTCCTGGCGAACATCCAGAAAGACGGTACCTACTCGGTGATCCCCCGCTCCGCAGGCGGCGAAATCACCCCGGAAGGGCTGATAGAGGTAGGTCGTATCGCCCGTGAATTTAACCTCTACACCAAAATCACTGGCTCCCAGCGTATCGGCCTGTTCGGCGCCCAGAAAGACGATCTGCCGGAAATCTGGCGTCAGCTGATTGAAGCGGGCTTCGAAACCGGTCACGCCTATGCCAAAGCGCTGCGTATGGCGAAAACCTGCGTCGGCAGCACCTGGTGCCGCTACGGCGTGGGCGACAGCGTCGGCTTTGGCGTTGAGCTGGAAAACCGCTACAAAGGTATCCGCACCCCGCACAAAATGAAGTTCGGGGTTTCCGGCTGTACCCGTGAATGTGCCGAGGCCCAGGGCAAAGACGTTGGGGTTATCGCCACCGAAAAAGGCTGGAACCTTTACGTTTGCGGTAATGGCGGGATGAAACCGCGCCACGCCGATCTGCTGGCCGCAGATCTTGACCACGACACCCTGGTCCGCTACCTCGACCGCTTTATGATGTTCTACATCCGTACCGCCGACAAACTGCAGCGTACTTCGGTCTGGCTGGAAAACCTGGAAGGCGGCATCGACTACGTGAAGAGCGTCATCATCGACGACAAGCTGGGCCTTAACGCACAGCTTGAAGCTGAGTTGGCCCGTCTGCGCGAAGCCTTTGCCTGTGAATGGAGCGAAACGGTAAATAACCCGCAGGCCCAGGTTCGCTTCCATCACTTTATTAACAGCCCGCAGCGCGACCCGAATGTGCAGGTGGTGCCTGAGCGCCAGCAGCATCGTCCGGCCACGCCCTATGAACGCATTCCGGTAACCCTTGTGGAGGAGAACGCATGA
- the tsgA gene encoding MFS transporter TsgA, with product MTSHNRIKLTWISFLSYALTGALVIITGMVMGNIADYFGLPVSSMSNTFTFLNAGILISIFLNAWLMEIVPLKTQLRFGFILMILALAGLILGHSLALFSASMFVMGLVSGITMSIGTFLITHMYEGRQRGSRLLFTDSFFSMAGMIFPMLAAFLLARSLTWYWVYVCIGLIYVAIFLLTLGCQFPALGRHAAPEQQKAPKEKWGIGVLFLSIAALCYILGQLGFISWVPEYARQLGMNLNDAGRLVSNFWMSYMLGMWAFSVILRFFDLQRILTVLALLATLLMYGFITSSAPHLPWFILALGFCSSAIYTSIITLGSLQTRVASPKLVNFVLTCGTIGTMLTFVVTGPIVAHSGPQAALFTANGLYAVVFLMCLLLGFVSRHRQHASIVKQ from the coding sequence ATGACCAGTCACAATCGTATCAAGCTTACCTGGATCAGTTTTCTCTCCTACGCCCTGACCGGGGCGCTGGTGATTATCACCGGAATGGTCATGGGAAATATCGCAGATTACTTCGGTCTGCCGGTCTCCAGCATGAGTAATACTTTCACCTTTCTTAACGCCGGGATCCTGATCTCCATCTTCCTGAATGCCTGGCTAATGGAAATCGTTCCGCTAAAAACCCAGCTGCGTTTTGGCTTCATATTGATGATCCTGGCGCTGGCGGGGCTGATACTCGGCCACAGCCTGGCTCTCTTTTCCGCCTCGATGTTCGTCATGGGCCTGGTCAGCGGTATTACCATGTCTATCGGTACCTTTCTGATTACCCATATGTATGAAGGCCGTCAGCGCGGCTCCCGGTTGCTGTTTACCGACTCCTTCTTCAGCATGGCAGGCATGATTTTTCCGATGCTGGCCGCCTTTCTGCTGGCGCGCAGCCTTACCTGGTACTGGGTGTACGTCTGCATCGGCCTGATCTACGTCGCCATTTTCCTGTTGACCCTGGGCTGCCAGTTTCCGGCCCTGGGGCGCCACGCCGCTCCTGAGCAGCAGAAAGCGCCGAAAGAGAAATGGGGAATCGGCGTTCTGTTCCTGTCCATCGCGGCACTCTGCTACATCCTCGGCCAGCTGGGTTTTATCTCCTGGGTCCCGGAATACGCCAGGCAGTTGGGAATGAATCTGAACGATGCCGGCAGGTTGGTCAGTAACTTCTGGATGTCCTATATGCTGGGCATGTGGGCCTTCAGCGTGATACTGCGTTTCTTCGATCTGCAGCGCATCCTGACGGTGCTGGCGCTACTTGCCACGCTGCTGATGTACGGCTTTATTACCAGCAGCGCCCCACATCTGCCGTGGTTTATTCTGGCGCTTGGCTTTTGCTCCAGCGCTATCTACACCTCGATTATCACCCTGGGCTCGCTACAGACCCGGGTGGCGTCACCGAAACTGGTTAACTTCGTGCTGACCTGCGGCACCATCGGCACCATGCTGACCTTTGTGGTCACCGGCCCAATAGTCGCCCACAGCGGGCCACAGGCAGCGCTGTTTACCGCCAATGGTCTCTATGCCGTGGTCTTCCTGATGTGCCTGCTACTGGGATTTGTCTCCCGTCACCGCCAGCATGCCAGTATCGTGAAACAGTGA
- the argD gene encoding bifunctional acetylornithine/succinyldiaminopimelate transaminase, with protein MANENSAITRATFDDVILPVYAPAQFIPVKGQGSRVWDQQGKEYVDFAGGIAVTALGHCHPALVSALKQQGETLWHTSNVFTNEPALRLGRKIIDATFAERVIFMNSGTEANETAFKLARYYASTRYSPYKTKIIAFHNAFHGRSLFTVSVGGQPKYSDGFGPKPADIIHVPFNDLHAVKAVMDDHTCTVVVEPIQGEGGVTAATPEFLQGLRDLCDHYQALLVFDEVQCGMGRVGKLFSYMHYGVTPDILTSAKALGGGFPVSAMLTTQEIASAFHVGSHGSTYGGNPLACAVAEAAFDIINTPQVLGGIQSKRQRFVDHLRQINEQFNIFSEVRGMGLLIGAELSEAYKGRARDLLNAAAEQGVMVLNAGPDVVRLAPSLVVEDADIDEGMARFAKAVQKIALG; from the coding sequence ATGGCAAATGAAAATTCAGCGATTACTCGCGCCACTTTTGATGATGTCATCCTGCCCGTTTATGCACCGGCGCAGTTTATCCCGGTGAAGGGGCAGGGCAGCAGGGTCTGGGACCAGCAGGGCAAAGAGTACGTTGACTTTGCCGGTGGTATTGCCGTCACGGCACTGGGACACTGCCACCCGGCTCTGGTGTCGGCGCTGAAGCAGCAGGGAGAGACTCTGTGGCATACCAGCAATGTGTTCACCAATGAACCGGCGCTGCGTCTGGGTCGTAAGATCATTGACGCGACCTTCGCTGAGCGGGTGATTTTCATGAACTCCGGCACCGAAGCCAATGAAACCGCCTTTAAGCTGGCGCGTTACTATGCTTCCACGCGCTACAGTCCGTACAAAACCAAAATTATCGCCTTCCATAATGCTTTCCACGGGCGTTCACTGTTTACCGTATCGGTCGGTGGACAGCCCAAGTATTCAGACGGCTTCGGCCCTAAACCTGCTGATATTATCCATGTGCCCTTTAACGATCTGCACGCCGTGAAAGCCGTCATGGATGACCACACCTGTACCGTGGTGGTCGAGCCGATTCAGGGAGAAGGGGGAGTCACCGCCGCCACGCCGGAGTTCCTGCAGGGGCTGCGTGACCTGTGCGATCACTATCAGGCGTTGCTGGTCTTTGATGAGGTACAGTGCGGTATGGGTCGCGTGGGCAAGCTGTTCAGCTATATGCACTACGGTGTGACGCCGGACATTCTGACCAGCGCCAAAGCGTTGGGCGGCGGTTTCCCGGTGAGCGCGATGCTGACGACCCAGGAGATTGCCTCTGCTTTCCACGTGGGCTCCCATGGCTCGACCTATGGCGGTAACCCGCTGGCATGCGCGGTGGCGGAAGCGGCCTTCGACATCATTAATACCCCACAAGTGCTGGGTGGCATTCAGAGCAAGCGTCAGCGTTTTGTCGACCATCTGCGTCAGATCAACGAGCAATTCAATATTTTCAGCGAAGTTCGCGGTATGGGGCTACTGATTGGTGCTGAGTTGAGTGAAGCATATAAAGGGCGCGCCCGGGATCTGCTGAACGCAGCAGCGGAGCAGGGCGTTATGGTGTTGAATGCCGGGCCGGACGTGGTTCGTCTGGCGCCGTCGCTGGTGGTGGAAGACGCCGACATCGATGAAGGCATGGCGCGTTTCGCCAAAGCGGTGCAGAAAATCGCCCTGGGATGA